CCGGCAATCAGCAATTGGGCAATGGCAAAAGAGATCGCATTCACCAAATGTGCAGCAGGACCAAAGCGGCGCAGCATAAATTCCGGAACACTGCGCACCTGCGAGCCGTAGTAGAACGGCATCATCACAATGCCTAGGAACACCATCGCTGGAACGGCACCGATCCAAAAATAGTGCATGGTTTGGAAACCGTATTGCATACCGTTTGCCGACATGCCGATGATCTCGACTGCACCAAGATTCGCCGAGATAAATGCCAAACCAGTCACCCAAGCAGGGAGGGAACGCCCGGAAAGGAAGAAGTCGATCGACGATGACACCCTCGATCGGGCTGCCCAACCAATACCTAGCACGAATACGAAATACAGCAGCACGATGAGATAGTCCACGGCATGGACGTCTAAACGCAGATGGTTTGCTTCTGCTAGCAGCACAGCAAGCCCTCCTCAAATAAGGATGTAGGAAGTCCAATCGTTGGCACCTGTTGCCAATCGGAACCCTGGTTGGCGAGCGGCGCGCACAGTGTTTAACCGTAGCACTCAAATTGTGGAACTTTCCGCAAAAACCGTGCATTGCTGCTCATGGCGAATAGGCGCACACGAGCGCTACTCGATCTGTCACCTGCAACTTCCCGCCTATCCATGCGGATCAGCCGCGACAACGCAATATCGGATCCCACAATCCGCTTCCGTCGAAAACCCTCCAGTCACAGCCGCGCCCTCTGTATGCGCTCCCACTAGCCACCTGGGAATTCCAGCTGCTACAGATTGCTTCAGCTCGCGCCTTCTGCTTTCCCATGCGAAAAACACAGATGCCCTGCTACCGACGCAATGTCGATACCAGGGCAATTGTGATTACCGCAGTCGTTATGGTTAGCGAGCTTGTAGCTTACTTCCCACTTTACGGTGCAACCGTTGCGGAATTATTTTTCTTCGTCAACCGGCACCAGCGAAATCTTGTTGCGGTCGTCGATGTCAGCAATCTCAACCCAAATCCGGTCGCCCACATTGACTACATCTTCGACGCGCTCAATACGGGTTTTCCCACCCAGCTTGGAGATGTGAATGAGACCGTCACGGTTCGGCAGCAAGGAAACAAACGCACCAAAGTGGGTGGTTTTCACCACCGTGCCGTAGAACCGTTCACCAACCTGCGGCAGTTGCGGATTAGCGATAGCGTTAATCTCGTCGACAGCTTTCTGCGCTGATTCCCCGTTTTGTGCCGACACATACACTGTGCCGTCATCTTCGATGGAGATATCTGCACCGGTGGTCTCCGAAAGCTGGTTGATGTTCTTGCCCTTCGGCCCGATCACTTCACCAATCTTCGACACAGGGATCTTCACCGAAACAATGCGTGGTGCCAGCGGCGACATTTCATCCGGCCCGTCGACCACCTGCGCCATGGTGTCCAGGATCTCCAGGCGTGCTTCTTTAGCCTGCTCCAACGCACCTGCGAGCACCTTCGACGGAATACCGTCGAGTTTGGTGTCAAGCTGCAACGCTGTAACGAACTCTGCGGTACCTGCAACCTTAAAGTCCATATCGCCGAATGCGTCTTCCGCACCGAGGATATCGGTCAATGCCACATAGCGAGTTTCACCGTCGACCTCATCGGAAACCAGCCCCATGGCAATACCTGCAACCGATGCTTTCAGCGGTACACCAGCGTTGAGCATCGACAAGGTGGAGGCACACACCGATCCCATCGAAGTGGAACCATTCGAGCCGAGCGCCTCAGAAACCTGACGGATGGCATAGGGGAACTCTTCCCGGGAAGGTAACACTGGCACCAGTGCACGTTCCGCAAGGGCGCCGTGCCCGATTTCGCGACGCTTCGGGGAACCAACTCGACCAGTTTCGCCGGTGGAGTATGGCGGGAAGTTGTAGTGGTGAATGTAGCGCTTCGACGTTTCCGGCGACAGCGAATCGATTTGCTGCTGCATTTTCAGCATATCCAGTGTCGTCACACCCATGATTTGGGTTTCGCCACGTTCGAACAGCGCCGACCCGTGTGCCCGTGGGATGAGAGCAACTTCCACCTCAACGTGGCGAATATCTTTCACGCCACGCCCATCGATACGGAAGTGATCGGTGAGAATTCGACGCCGCACAATCTGCTTGGTGATGGCGTTGAACGCGTTACGGACTTCCTTATCCCGCTCCGGGAACTTCTCGGCGAACTGCTCCGAGATCTCATCGAGATATGCAGCAGTTGCTTCGTCGCGATCCTGCTTACCAGCAATAGTCATCAGCTTTTCAATTTTGCTGGTGGCAGCCTTTTCAACAGCGGCGAACACATCGTCTTCATAGGCTGGGAACAGCGGGAACTCTTGGGTATCCTTCGCCGTTTTTTCAGCCAACACCTGCTGTGCCTTGCACAAGGTTGCGATAAACGGTTTTGCAGCTTCCAAACCTTCGGCCACAACTTGCTCAGTTGGGGCTGGGGCGCCTTCCGCGATCCGCTCAACCACAGATTCTGTAGCGCCCGCTTCCACCATCATGATGGCCACATCTTCACGACGACGCTTACCCTTGCCAGTTTCAATCATGCGACCGGCTACCACCATCTCGAAGATGGCCTGCTTATGCTGGGTGTAGTTCGGGAACGCAACCCACTGGCCTTGGGGATGTTCATCGTCGACGATCAGTGCCATGCGCACACCACCGACTGCCCCAGAAACCGGCAGACCGGACAGTTGTGTCGCCGCAGAGGCAGCGTTAATTGCCACCACGTCATACATTTCTTCCGGATCCATCGACAGCACAGTGATCACACATTGCACTTCGTTGCGCAGCCCTTTCACAAAGGTGGGGCGCAGCGGTCGGTCGATGAGGCGACAAGCCAAAATAGCATCCGTTGAAGGACGCCCTTCCCGCCGGAAGAACGAACCAGGAATACGGCCGGCGGCATACATCCGCTCTTCCACATCAACGGTCAGCGGGAAGAAGTCGAATCCCTCCCGCGGTTGGCTGCTGGCAGTGGTGGTTGCCAGCAACATCGTGTCATCATCTAAATATGCGGTAACCGAACCGCCAGCCTGCCGAGCCAGCAGACCAGTTTCAAACCGGATAACGCGGGTGCCGAAGTCCCCATTATCGATGGTTGCTTCGACAGTTGAGACGCCGTACTCGTCTTCAAAAAATGTAACGTCCTTCATGGACAAGGTAACTCCTTATAGCGTTGCCTTCACCTTTTTCCGGTGATCATCGGTGCC
The Corynebacterium choanae DNA segment above includes these coding regions:
- a CDS encoding polyribonucleotide nucleotidyltransferase, with protein sequence MKDVTFFEDEYGVSTVEATIDNGDFGTRVIRFETGLLARQAGGSVTAYLDDDTMLLATTTASSQPREGFDFFPLTVDVEERMYAAGRIPGSFFRREGRPSTDAILACRLIDRPLRPTFVKGLRNEVQCVITVLSMDPEEMYDVVAINAASAATQLSGLPVSGAVGGVRMALIVDDEHPQGQWVAFPNYTQHKQAIFEMVVAGRMIETGKGKRRREDVAIMMVEAGATESVVERIAEGAPAPTEQVVAEGLEAAKPFIATLCKAQQVLAEKTAKDTQEFPLFPAYEDDVFAAVEKAATSKIEKLMTIAGKQDRDEATAAYLDEISEQFAEKFPERDKEVRNAFNAITKQIVRRRILTDHFRIDGRGVKDIRHVEVEVALIPRAHGSALFERGETQIMGVTTLDMLKMQQQIDSLSPETSKRYIHHYNFPPYSTGETGRVGSPKRREIGHGALAERALVPVLPSREEFPYAIRQVSEALGSNGSTSMGSVCASTLSMLNAGVPLKASVAGIAMGLVSDEVDGETRYVALTDILGAEDAFGDMDFKVAGTAEFVTALQLDTKLDGIPSKVLAGALEQAKEARLEILDTMAQVVDGPDEMSPLAPRIVSVKIPVSKIGEVIGPKGKNINQLSETTGADISIEDDGTVYVSAQNGESAQKAVDEINAIANPQLPQVGERFYGTVVKTTHFGAFVSLLPNRDGLIHISKLGGKTRIERVEDVVNVGDRIWVEIADIDDRNKISLVPVDEEK